The following are from one region of the Dermacentor albipictus isolate Rhodes 1998 colony chromosome 5, USDA_Dalb.pri_finalv2, whole genome shotgun sequence genome:
- the LOC135906242 gene encoding SET domain-containing protein 4, with translation MAKKGRNHRKKTRRRAERMSRTEDVSANLLKWMTANGFELHTQLSLREFRETGRGLATQQVLSSGDAFLRVPTRLLITTQTALSSSLHYFVIRNHGQLTPIEVLTLFLMNEKLRGHDSEWCFFIKSLPATYTTPVFLGSKLLAKLPCDLFRKAQTQVSRIRSTFLKLQTLLTKGSTGGNSLLSSLSKNFTWHLFVWAWTAVNTRCIFSGHKTGHSLWDDDKCALAPFLDCLNHHWKASVQTAIADSYFEIVTNNNYQPNEQVFISYGSHDNKKLFLEYGFVLADNPNDVVAITREHLCKLHSWKAQAIPHFSSKLSFLEAKNTMSESCGFTADGLTWNGQIVMQVLSHPKASRLEWNKLLFRSEEEELNEQQCQLVVTLIETMLCDYGALLPEGKDFCSQTVAAFIREETKILKKQLQLYEK, from the exons ATGGCTAAGAAGGGACGTAACCACAGAAAGAAGACGAGGCGAAGAGCGGAACGTATGTCGCGCACTGAAGATGTGAGCGCTAATCTTTTGAAGTGGATGACTGCAAACGGTTTCGAACTGCACACGCAGCTGTCTCTCAGGGAATTCCGCG AAACTGGGAGAGGGTTGGCAACGCAACAAGTGCTGTCTTCTGGCGACGCGTTTCTGAGGGTACCAACTCGTCTCCTAATAACCACTCAGACAGCTTTGTCAAGCAGCTTACACTATTTTGTAATCAG AAATCATGGGCAACTTACTCCTATTGAAGTGTTGACGCTCTTCCTTATGAACGAAAAGCTCCGAGGCCATGATTCAGAGTGGTGCTTCTTCATCAAAAGCTTGCCAGCTACCTACACAACACCTGTGTTCCTTGGAAGCAAATTGCTTGCCAAACTGCCCTGCGACCTGTTCCGAAAAGCACAGACCCAAGTGTCCAGGATACGAAGCACTTTTTTAAAGTTACAAACTTTGTTGACAAAGGGAAGCACTGGTGGCAACTCGCTGCTTTCTAGCCTTTCCAAGAACTTTACATGGCATCTGTTTGTTTGGGCTTGGACTGCTGTTAACACTCGCTGCATCTTTAGTGGGCACAAGACAGGCCATTCCCTTTGGGACGACGACAAGTGTGCACTAGCTCCATTTCTGGACTGCTTGAACCACCACTGGAAGGCGAGT GTGCAAACTGCAATAGCGGACTCCTATTTTGAAATTGTTACAAATAATAACTACCAGCCAAATGAGCAAGTTTTCATCAGTTATGGCTCGCATGACAACAAGAAGCTGTTTCTGGAGTACGGCTTTGTTCTTGCCGATAATCCCAATGACGTGGTTGCAATCACAAGAG AGCACCTATGTAAGCTTCACTCCTGGAAGGCACAAGCAATCCCACATTTTTCCTCAAAGCTTTCCTTTCTGGAGGCAAAAAATACTATGAG TGAATCTTGTGGCTTTACTGCGGATGGATTGACATGGAATGGGCAAATTGTCATGCAAGTACTGTCTCATCCCAAGGCATCAAG GTTGGAGTGGAACAAATTGCTGTTTCGGTCCGAAGAAGAGGAACTCAACGAACAGCAGTGTCAGTTGGTGGTGACCTTAATAGAAACCATGTTGTGCGACTATGGTGCTCTGCTACCTGAAGGCAAAGACTTCTGCTCACAGACAGTGGCTGCATTTATCAGAGAAGAGACAAAAATTCTCAAGAAACAGCTACAACTCTATGAGAAATAA
- the LOC135906240 gene encoding uncharacterized protein: MREPAVVVAVLLVFLTTCPFPKVDAGAVAAVQHDHRRSQHERSRRDATTSKPPEQTPANPKGLDLGPDLWHSVPPYLKQVLTSIDDRLRGLDAFGSALRLTRLDFSLEQVLRKLDSFDSRLGRLEAKLDVRLEKVEEALNGRGKDAASPAQQQQGAADAFHLSRRFDMLADKLNNKLAFLETKLDMRADRLANKLELLERDLQDASEDALEKMARGDEARARLHADLSRLADLAERADTAQRQTATVLRVDVADVIKRADAKMDLFSHEMFTANTILRALQQQGNATQQAASSCQAMSADAPSWEQVTNLTELVEKMVRVGGEQLREIDSDVESYTRKVINGIYELRRTTDELVRGALQDTVEQGNRTRVLVREEFRKLHEQIEPLPLIEPRLSILSEGLEKRIVELGATVDHSFATLLVAQNSFISSCNRIQEEEVQLYDLLERIILEMRNRSLDDTQRISDELQGHSHEVAALLRGAVSAVFAAGNTTLAEVRNLLGSRRSDCKPSVSGVDDPSGNGTTGTPSSAAAMAATTPLPPRFATTAPSAGSPPAGARTRDGAGGGGGGGASGVVASAATRDYEYYDDALK, encoded by the exons ATGCGCGAGCCGGCAGTGGTAGTCGCAGTGCTCCTGGTGTTCTTGACGACGTGTCCGTTCCCGAAAGTCGACGCCGGTGCCGTGGCGGCGGTGCAGCATGACCATCGGCGCTCGCAGCATGAAAGAAGCCGGCGAGACGCCACGACGAGCAAGCCGCCAGAACAGACGCCGGCGAATCCCAAGGGATTGGACTTGGGCCCCGACCTGTGGCACAGCGTTCCCCCGTACCTCAAACAG GTGCTGACGTCCATCGACGACCGGCTGCGCGGCCTGGATGCGTTCGGATCGGCGCTGCGGCTCACGAGACTCGACTTCTCGCTGGAGCAAGTGCTGCGCAAGCTGGACTCCTTCGACAGCCGGCTGGGCAGGCTCGAGGCCAAGCTCGACGTGCGACTCGAGAAAGTCGAGGAGGCGCTCAACGGACGCGGCAAGGACGCCGCGTCGCCGGCTCAGCAGCAGCAAGGTGCAGCGGATGCCTTCCACCTGAGCCGCCGCTTCGACATGCTCGCCGACAAGCTGAACAACAA GCTGGCCTTTCTGGAGACCAAGCTGGACATGCGCGCCGACCGGCTGGCCAACAAGCTCGAGCTGCTCGAGCGCGACCTGCAGGACGCCTCGGAGGACGCGCTCGAGAAAATGGCGCGCGGCGACGAGGCCCGCGCGCGGCTCCACGCGGACCTGTCGCGGCTGGCCGACCTGGCGGAGCGTGCGGACACCGCGCAGCGCCAGACGGCCACCGTGCTGCGCGTCGACGTGGCCGACGTCATAAAGCGGGCGGACGCCAAGATGGACCTGTTCAGCCACGAGATGTTCACGGCGAACACCATACTGCGCGCGCTGCAGCAGCAAGGAAATGCCACGCAGCAGGCGGCATCGTCCTGCCAGGCGATGTCGGCTGATGCGCCTAGCTGGGAACAG GTGACCAACCTGACCGAGCTGGTGGAGAAGATGGTGCGCGTGGGCGGCGAGCAGCTGCGCGAGATCGACTCGGACGTCGAGAGCTACACGCGCAAGGTCATCAACGGCATCTACGAGCTGCGGCGCACCACCGACGAGCTTGTGCGCGGCGCCTTGCAGGACACCGTGGAGCAGGGCAACCGCACCCGGGTCCTGGTGCGCGAGGAGTTCCGCAAGCTGCACGAGCAGATCGAGCCGCTGCCGCTCATCGAGCCCCGGCTCAGCATCCTCAGCGAGGGGCTCGAGAAGCGCATCGTCGAGCTGGGCGCCACGGTGgaccacagcttcgccacgctGCTCGTGGCGCAGAACTCGTTCATCTCGTCCTGCAACCGCATCCAGGAGGAAGAGGTGCAGCTGTACGACCTGCTCGAGCGCATCATCCTCGAGATGCGCAACCGGTCGCTGGACGACACGCAGCGCATCAGCGACGAGCTGCAGGGTCACAGCCACGAAGTCGCCGCGCTCCTCAGGGGCGCCGTGAGCGCGGTGTTCGCCGCCGGCAACACCACGCTGGCCGAGGTGCGCAACCTGCTCGGCAGCCGCCGGTCCGACTGCAAGCCGTCGGTATCCGGAGTCGACGACCCCAGTGGTAACGGTACGACCGGGACGCCATCTAGTGCGGCTGCGATGGCGGCTACGACGCCGCTGCCACCACGTTTTGCCACGACGGCGCCTTCCGCAGGCTCCCCCCCTGCTGGTGCCAGGACGAGGGacggtgctggtggtggtggcggcggaggCGCCAGTGGCGTTGTGGCTTCGGCGGCGACGCGGGACTACGAGTATTACGACGACGCCCTCAAATAG